One Planctomycetota bacterium genomic window, CGGAAGATGTCGGTCCCCCATTCGAACTCGACCCACACGATCGACAGGCCGATCCCCGATGACGAGCGGACGCGGCGGACACCGGTGGCGCCGTTGAGGAGGTATTCGAGGTGCCGGGTGACGAGTGTCTCGACCTCCTCGGGGGCGAGCCCCGGGGCCTCGGTCATCACCGTGACCGTCGGCCGGTCGAGATCGGGGAAGACGTCGACCGGCATCCGCTCGAGCGCCACGGCCCCGGCGACCGCCACCGCCAGTGCCGCGGCGAGGACGGCAAGCCGGTTGCGGAGCGAGAAGGCGATGATCGCGTCGAGCATCCGATCACCCCCTCGTCAGCGGATCGCCGCGAACGCGGTCTGGAGGTCGGCGACCCCCGACACGGCGACGATCGCGCCGGCAGCGAGCCCCTCGACGACCGTCACCAGCCGGTCGTCGCCACGGCCGAGCACGACCGGCTGGCGGCGGAACGAGCCGTCCCCCTCGCGCACGAACAGGTAGGCCTGGGTGCCCTCCCGCGCCACCGCCGACCGCTGCACGGCAAGCGCGGGGGGGAAGCTCGCCAGCGGCACGGAGACCCGGGCGAGCATGTCGTGCTGGAGGATCTCGGCTGGCGACGTCTCCAGCTCGACCCACACCGGCAGCGTCCGGTCGCGGGAATCGATGACGGTGCCGCGGCGGACGATCGCACCGGTGAACGCCCTGCCGGGGAGAGCGACGAAGCGGACGCGGACGGCTCCGCCCGCGGCACCGGCCACGAACCGGCCGACCTCGCGCTCGGTGAGGTGGCCGCGGACCCAGGCATGGTGCGGGTCGTGGATCTCCGCCAGCGGCACGTCGGGCTCGATCACCTGGCCGAGGATCGCCGACAGCGCCACGATCCGCCCCGCGGCCGGAGCCCGGACGGCGATCACCGGGACCACGGCACCGTGCGCTGCCACCTGCTCCACCTCGGCGGCCGAGAGCCCGACGCCACGGAGCGACCGACCGAGCGCCTCGGCCTGCTCGGCCAGCGACAGCGCCGCGGTCTGCGCTTCCCAGACCCGCTTGCGCGGCACGCTCTCGGCTGCGTCGAGCTCGGCGAGCCGCGCGAGCGTCTCGTTCGCGAGCCGGCGCTGCGCGGATGCCTGGATGAGCCGCAGCTGGAGATCGAGCGCCGCGAGGCTCGCGACCTCGGCGACGACGTCTCCGGCGGCGACCTCCTGCCCGAGGCGGCCCACGAGGCGCGTGATCCGTCCCTCGATCGGTGCGGCCGCGACCGTCCGCGCTCCGGGGAGCACGTCGACGAGGCCGTCGAACTCGAGGACGTCGTCGACCGACCGCAGCTCGGCAGCCTCGGTCTGCAACCCGATCGATGCTTCCGCCTCCGGGCTGAGCCGCAGCGCGCCGGCGACGAAGAAGCTGCCGAGCTGGTGGCTTCCCCTGGTGACGACCCGATCGCCGGGAAACACGGCCCCGTCGGCGAGCGTCGCCAGGCCGTCGGCGCTGCCTTCGACGACGACGGGCTGGCGGCGGTATTCGTAGCCGCGCTCGGTCGCCGCCTCCTCGACGAACACGGAGCGCTCCGCGCCCGAGGTGACGATCGCCCCGACGGGGACGGCGGTCCGGGCGCGGCCCGCCGCGGTCGCGATCGCGACGCGGCCGGTCATCCCCGGCAGGAAGCGCGGCGGACGCCCGGCCGGGTTGGCGACCGTCGCCCACGCGGTGCCGAGCTTGGTCGTCGGGTCGAGCCTCATGCCGAGGGCATCGATCGCGGTCGTGACCTGCTTGTCGGGCCAGGCGGGAACGGCGAGTTCGACCGGCTGCCCGACCGCGACGGTGGCGACGTCCCGTTCGAGCACCTGGATCTCGGCCTGGACCTCGGCCAGGTCGATGACCTCGAACAGGTGCTCCGTGCCCTGGACGACGTCGCCGACGGTGGTGTCGACGTGGACCACCGTGCCGGCGATCGGGCTGGCGATCGCCACCGTCGCGGTCAGTGGCCGATCGGCGTCAGCCAGCAGCCGGGCGATCACCCCCTCGGCGATCCCCAGGCTGCGGAGTTTGGCCACGGCGACGTCGACGGCTCCCTGGGTCTGCTCGAGCCTCGCGCGGGCCTCGGAGCGGTCGCGCAGTGCCGCCGCCTGGGCCGCGGCGAGGGTCTCCATCCGCGCGAAGGTCCGCGCCGCGAGCTCGTGCTCGGCACGGGCGGTGAGCAATTCCACCTGGATCGTCTCTAGCGCCAGGCTGTCGACGGTGGCCAGCGGCTGCCCGGCGGCGACGACGTCCCCGGGGCGGACGTGGATCGCCGCCACCCGCCCGGCGATCCCCGGCGCGGCGTAGGCATGACGATTCCAGGCCGCGACGAGACGCGCCGTCGCCGTCAGCCGCGTCGCGGGCGCGTGGGTCGTGACGTCGGCCGTCTCGACCGCCAGCGCCCGGTGGGCGGCCGCGCTCAAAGCCAGCGTGCCGTGACGCGCGTCGACGACGACCCCTTTGGTGGGCAGTGCCTCGTGGCCCTCGTGGGCCGACGTGCCCGCGGCAGCCGTGGCGATCAACGCCGCGGCCAGCCCGAGCGCGGGATGGATCCGCCCCGCCCGCTCAGCGCTTGACATACTCGCCCGGCTCCTTGATCGCGTCGGGCGTCTCCTTGGCCATCCGCACGAACTCCTCGACGCACGGTGGGCAACAGAACTGGTACGTCTGGCCGCCGATGATCCAGGTGCAGGCGGGGCTGGCCTTGGTCTCGGAGATCGGGCAGAGCGTGTCGCCGGCGACCGGGTTGACGTCGTGCTTGGCGCGGAATCCCTTGAACTTCTGCTGTGCCGTGACCCGACCGTTGGCGGTGATGTCGGCCGCCGTGTACCGGCCGCCCGGCGTGAGAAACAGCTTCGCGGCATCGTCGTCGGCGAGTGCTGCCGGCATCGCGACCGGCGGCGGCGGTGCCGACGTGAATCCGACCCGGAATCGTGCCCCCTCGATCCGCAGGTTCGGGATCGTGACCTCGACGGGCCCGGCGCGGAGCGCTTCGGGAAGCGTCCCCTTGAAGCGCGACGTCTGACCTTCGGCATCCCCCTCCTGCGGTTCGGAGACGATCGGCAGCGCCACCGCCTCGCGGCCGCCCACGGGCTTGGCATAGGCGGTGAGCGTCTGTCGCTGCGTCTCCTGGACGCGCGTCTCGTCGGAGCCGAGCAGGTAGATGCGGAGGATGCCCCCGGCTTCGAAGACCGGCTCGACGTGGTAACTGTCGCGTCCCAGCGCGACGATCAAGCCGCCATGCGCGCCGACGCCGTGCTCGTGGTCGTCGGGTTCGGCGGCGAGGGCGGCGATCGCCACGACCGCGGCCAGCGGGCGGAGGCAGCAGGCGCGGGTCA contains:
- a CDS encoding efflux RND transporter periplasmic adaptor subunit codes for the protein MPSPWAAARRWRCRSSPNRRRGMPKVRRRASRGRFPKRSAPGPSRSRSRTCGSRGHDSGSDSRRHRRRRSRCRQHSPTTMPRSCFSRRAAGTRRPTSPPTVGSRHSRSSRDSAPSTTSTRSPATRSARSPRPRPAPPAPGSSAARRTSSVAHRASRSSCGWPRRRPTRSRSRASMSSAERAGRIHPALGLAAALIATAAAGTSAHEGHEALPTKGVVVDARHGTLALSAAAHRALAVETADVTTHAPATRLTATARLVAAWNRHAYAAPGIAGRVAAIHVRPGDVVAAGQPLATVDSLALETIQVELLTARAEHELAARTFARMETLAAAQAAALRDRSEARARLEQTQGAVDVAVAKLRSLGIAEGVIARLLADADRPLTATVAIASPIAGTVVHVDTTVGDVVQGTEHLFEVIDLAEVQAEIQVLERDVATVAVGQPVELAVPAWPDKQVTTAIDALGMRLDPTTKLGTAWATVANPAGRPPRFLPGMTGRVAIATAAGRARTAVPVGAIVTSGAERSVFVEEAATERGYEYRRQPVVVEGSADGLATLADGAVFPGDRVVTRGSHQLGSFFVAGALRLSPEAEASIGLQTEAAELRSVDDVLEFDGLVDVLPGARTVAAAPIEGRITRLVGRLGQEVAAGDVVAEVASLAALDLQLRLIQASAQRRLANETLARLAELDAAESVPRKRVWEAQTAALSLAEQAEALGRSLRGVGLSAAEVEQVAAHGAVVPVIAVRAPAAGRIVALSAILGQVIEPDVPLAEIHDPHHAWVRGHLTEREVGRFVAGAAGGAVRVRFVALPGRAFTGAIVRRGTVIDSRDRTLPVWVELETSPAEILQHDMLARVSVPLASFPPALAVQRSAVAREGTQAYLFVREGDGSFRRQPVVLGRGDDRLVTVVEGLAAGAIVAVSGVADLQTAFAAIR